In one window of Acidobacteriota bacterium DNA:
- a CDS encoding response regulator transcription factor — MNVQRVVVVDDELPARRLLSLMLSGIESVQVVGEAGTVAEAVELIDRVSPDVVFLDVELHNESGFEVLDAASGAFRVIFVTAFDRYAARAFDVSALDYVLKPVDMKRLRQAIERLSQPLPPKPEKDRTLEYDDRLLLRVNNQSKFVRIDTIKCIFADRDYSRIWTTQEADAQTNMSLKEWENRLPEKYFQRIHRSSIINFEYVTSVEEWFNYSFRVYLQGISEPAEVSRRYATKLREKLK, encoded by the coding sequence ATGAATGTGCAAAGAGTTGTTGTTGTTGATGATGAACTGCCCGCCCGTCGCCTGCTGAGCCTGATGCTTTCGGGAATTGAATCAGTCCAGGTGGTGGGTGAGGCAGGTACAGTCGCCGAAGCGGTTGAACTCATTGATCGAGTAAGCCCTGATGTCGTGTTTCTGGATGTGGAACTGCACAATGAATCAGGCTTTGAGGTCCTTGATGCAGCTAGTGGCGCGTTTCGGGTCATTTTTGTCACGGCATTTGATCGGTATGCCGCTCGGGCATTTGATGTGAGCGCCCTTGACTATGTACTCAAACCTGTAGATATGAAACGACTTCGGCAGGCCATCGAACGCTTATCACAACCGCTGCCCCCGAAACCGGAAAAAGACCGCACCCTCGAATATGATGACCGATTGTTACTGAGGGTCAACAACCAGTCGAAATTTGTCAGGATTGATACCATTAAGTGTATTTTTGCCGACCGGGATTATTCGCGAATCTGGACGACGCAGGAGGCTGACGCTCAAACCAATATGTCGTTGAAAGAGTGGGAAAACCGGCTGCCGGAGAAGTATTTTCAGCGCATTCACCGCTCAAGTATTATCAATTTTGAATATGTGACCAGTGTTGAAGAGTGGTTCAACTATTCATTTCGGGTCTATTTGCAGGGCATTTCCGAACCCGCCGAAGTCAGCCGCCGCTATGCAACCAAACTACGGGAAAAATTGAAGTAA